One segment of Salvia splendens isolate huo1 chromosome 20, SspV2, whole genome shotgun sequence DNA contains the following:
- the LOC121782139 gene encoding heavy metal-associated isoprenylated plant protein 6-like, with protein sequence MLAEVHCMVMRINLDCNACCRKMRRILLRMKEIETHLIEKQHNKVTVSGRFVPADLAIKIRKKMNRRVEILEIEELGNNVNGHIEQMPPVLAQPVY encoded by the exons ATGCTAGCAGAG GTTCATTGCATGGTGATGAGGATAAACCTCGATTGCAATGCTTGTTGCCGGAAAATGAGGCGAATTCTCCTTCGGATGAAAG AAATCGAGACGCATTTGATAGAGAAGCAACATAACAAGGTGACAGTGAGTGGAAGATTCGTCCCCGCCGATCTAGCCATAAAGATAAGGAAGAAGATGAACCGAAGAGTTGAGATTCTTGAAATTGAAGAACTTGGTAACAATGTTAATGGACATATAGAACAAATGCCTCCTGTACTAGCACAACCAGTTTattag
- the LOC121781907 gene encoding uncharacterized protein LOC121781907, producing MSLGRWKREETSVAGFHGGKSLAAVESLALPRVQEVVFLADFRCPKCQRRVAQIMAKINGETQSVVVSVLEKKVTLTYSFPTDEKPAGRQLAHRSSWSKTSLFLRVFRYSCN from the exons ATGTCTTTGGGGAGATGGAAGAGGGAGGAGACCTCTGTGGCGGGTTTCCACGGCGGCAAAAGCCTCGCGGCCGTGGAATCGCTGGCCTTGCCTCGGGTGCAGGAGGTCGTGTTCTTGGCTGACTTCCGGTGCCCGAAATGCCAGCGGAGAGTGGCTCAGATTATGGCCAAAATAAATG GGGAGACTCAATCCGTGGTGGTTAGTGTTTTGGAGAAGAAGGTGACGCTGACATATTCGTTTCCGACCGATGAAAAGCCGGCTGGCCGACAACTTGCTCACCGGAGTTCATGGAGCAAGACTTCTCTATTTTTGCGTGTCTTTCGCTATTCTTGTAATTAA
- the LOC121782919 gene encoding serine/threonine-protein kinase prpf4B-like, protein MAGDSIEATRRKHHRSSTDGAEELSKRRKHRHHHRHRHHHRHRSSKEKEETTELQSLEGDRIDDAEVEEIKLESTAEDGGASLVKHKSDLAGLDYEMEEGEIVEDDGLADLVNKDSDKLQKNSQSDAEFGGIKKNSQSDVEFEGNKKNSQSDVEFGEIKTNGCVDFNMGVNEDSPKTVGKRFQKPGKDKTDSKESGEIDQERISNSVGLANGGDDHKYQEVDSTHLSRDDKKTRNSVDEVDRTSLRKSSSSEKERSYSNLLRSPDLSRGRSRSRSIVREASVEDPYRREKKRRSGSNDERTARDAKAYRHSSRDISDKERERSSSSRYTERVERHYSREARDTYREGSRERDRDRIRDNERKEEDIRRERERNRLQDRYLGEREQDMRENDWERERGRDRERERVRDRERERDRDRERDRVREDQTRDRERDRQGVRDGRRARSRDNDIDRLSRRQKYDKCEDADRDRVNESRHRRHYEDYHTENTRRSDFENERSKDKLGNEKLEREDDRQEDYQEKIAVQLAEQEEDDLEKIKEESRRRRQAILEKYKNKQQKPETRLQVDTVGESSAQVISAEVLPENSDNQAEGADDYVPEPSFAVGKSPSQNDLSTVEMATGTGGLGEGTPKSERSNDMFCDDIFGESPAGVRKTGKGDGLAAEKSGLNDNWDDAEGYYGYRFGEVLDGRYEIIAAHGKGVFSTVVRAKDLKAKSDDAEEVAIKIIRNNETMYKAGMEELVILKKLVGADSERKRHCVRFLSTFKYRNHLCLVFESLHMNLREVLKKFGRNIGLKLTAVRAYAKQLFIALKHLKNCGVLHCDIKPDNMLVNDAKNVLKLCDFGNAMFAGKNEITPYLVSRFYRAPEIILGLSYDHPMDIWSVGCCLFELYTGKVLFPGATNNDMLRLHMELKGPFPKKMLRKGAFTDQHFDQDLNFLATDEDPVSKKLIRRLIVNIKPKDFSTLISGSPGEDPKMVANFRDLMEKIFVLDPDKRMNVSQALGHPFITGK, encoded by the exons ATGGCCGGCGATTCGATTGAAGCGACGCGCCGCAAGCACCACCGATCCTCCACCGACGGCGCGGAGGAGCTATCGAAGCGCCGCAAACATCGCCACCACCACCGGCATCGCCATCACCACCGCCATCGGAGCAGCAAAGAGAAGGAAGAAACGACAGAGCTGCAATCGTTGGAAGGTGATAGAATCGATGATGCTGAGGTTGAAGAAATCAAATTAGAAAGTACTGCGGAGGACGGTGGAGCTTCTTTGGTGAAGCATAAATCTGATCTCGCCGGATTGGAttatgagatggaggaaggAGAGATAGTGGAGGATGATGGTTTAGCTGATTTGGTTAACAAGGATTCTGATAAGTTGCAGAAGAATTCGCAATCGGATGCTGAGtttgggggaattaagaagaaTTCTCAATCGGATGTTGAATTTGAGGGAAATAAGAAGAATTCGCAATCTGATGTTGAATTTGGGGAAATTAAGACAAACGGATGTGTTGATTTTAACATG gGAGTTAATGAAGATAGTCCCAAAACAGTTGGTAAAAGATTTCAGAAACCGGGGAAGGACAAAACGGACAGCAAAGAAAGTGGTGAGATAGATCAGGAGAGAATATCTAATTCCGTTGGTCTTGCAAATGGGGGTGATGATCATAAATATCAGGAAGTGGATAGCACGCATCTCTCCAGAGATGATAAGAAAACTCGAAATTCTGTTGATGAAGTTGACCGAACAAGTTTGAGGAAATCCTCATCTTCCGAGAAAGAGAGATCATATAGTAACCTATTGAGGTCACCTGATTTGTCTAGGGGAAGGTCCCGGTCCCGAAGTATTGTACGTGAAGCTTCCGTGGAGGACCCCTATCGTAGGGAGAAGAAACGTCGGAGTGGATCTAATGATGAACGGACTGCTAGAGATGCCAAAGCATACAGACACAGCAGTAGGGACATCAGTGACAAAGAACGGGAGCGTAGTTCTAGCAGCAGATATACGGAGAGAGTAGAAAGACATTATAGCAGGGAGGCTCGGGACACATACAGGGAGGGCAGCAGGGAGAGGGATAGAGATAGAATTAGAGACAACGAAAGGAAGGAAGAGGATATTAGAAGGGAAAGAGAAAGAAACAGACTTCAAGATAGATATCTAGGAGAGAGGGAGCAAGATATGCGGGAGAATGACTGGGAAAGGGAGAGAGGCAGAGatagggagagggagagggtcAGAGACAGGGAAAGGGAGAGAGACAGAGACAGGGAGAGGGATCGAGTAAGAGAAGATCAGACCAGGGATCGGGAGAGAGACCGACAAGGGGTTAGAGATGGCAGAAGAGCTAGAAGCAGGGATAATGATATCGATCGATTAAGCAGACGCCAGAAATATGACAAGTGTGAAGATGCTGATAGAGATAGGGTTAATGAATCCAGGCACAGAAGACACTATGAAGATTACCATACAGAGAATACTAGGAGAAGTGATTTTGAAAATGAGAGGTCTAAAGATAAACTGGGTAATGAGAAGTTGGAGag AGAAGATGATAGGCAAGAGGACTATCAAGAAAAGATTGCAGTGCAACTTGCTGAACAGGAAGAGGATGATCTTGAGAAAATCAAGGAGGAAAGTAGGAGGCGAAGGCAAGCTATCCTTGAAAAGTACAAAAACAAACAGCAAAAACCTGAAACCCGTTTACAAG TGGATACAGTGGGAGAATCTTCAGCACAAGTGATATCTGCTGAAGTTCTACCGGAAAACTCTGACAATCAGGCTGAAGGAGCAGATGATTATGTTCCTGAACCATCCTTTGCGGTGGGGAAATCACCTTCACAAAATGATCTTTCAACTGTTGAAATGGCCACTGGAACTGGTGGGCTAGGAGAGGGTACCCCCAAG AGCGAGAGATCCAATGATATGTTCTGTGATGATATTTTTGGGGAATCACCTGCTGGAGTTCGTAAAACG GGTAAAGGGGATGGTTTAGCTGCTGAAAAGAGTGGACTTAATGATAATTGGGATGACGCTGAAGGTTACTATG GCTACCGTTTTGGGGAAGTACTTGATGGCCGTTATGAGATAATAGCTGCCCACGGAAAGGGTGTATTTTCAACTGTTGTTCGAGCAAAGGATCTAAAGGCAAAATCTGATGACGCTGAAGAAGTAGCAATCAAAATCATACGTAACAATGAAACAAT GTATAAGGCTGGTATGGAAGAGTTGGTCATTTTAAAGAAGTTAGTCGGTGCTGACTCTGAGAGAAAGCGCCACTGTGTTCGTTTTCTTTCTACCTTCAAGTACAGGAATCATCTATGTTTAGTTTTTGAATCTCTTCATATGAATTTACGTGAAGTTCTGAAGAAATTTGGTCGTAATATTGGTCTGAAGCTTACAGCTGTGAGGGCATATGCTAAGCAACTATTCATAGCATTGAAACACCTGAAAAATTGTGGTGTTCTTCATTGTGATATCAAACCAGATAATATGCTG GTGAATGATGCAAAAAATGTGTTGAAGCTTTGCGACTTCGGTAATGCCATGTTTGCtggtaaaaatgaaatcacACCATATCTTGTTAGCCGTTTTTATCGTGCCCCTGAGATAA TTCTAGGACTATCATATGACCATCCTATGGATATTTGGTCAGTTGGTTGCTGTTTGTTTGAGCTTTACACCGGGAAGGTCCTATTTCCTGGTGCTACTAACAATGACATGCTTCGTCTTCACATGGAACTGAAAGGTCCTTTCCCAAAAAAGATGCTGCGTAAG GGAGCATTTACTGATCAGCACTTTGACCAGGATCTGAATTTTCTTGCAACAGATGAGGATCCAGTCTCCAAAAAG CTAATAAGGAGGTTGATTGTGAATATCAAGCCAAAAGACTTTAGCACATTAATTTCAGGATCTCCGGGCGAGGATCCAAAAATGGTTGCTAATTTTAGAGATCTTATGGAAAAGATATTTGTCTTGGATCCAGATAAGAGGATGAATGTATCACAGGCCTTGGGCCATCCTTTCATCACGGGCAAGTGA
- the LOC121782922 gene encoding 30S ribosomal protein 3-1, chloroplastic-like: MAPPFSSRLVTLSPSILSISPSPLLSPFWEKQKMLSMLVQPSIKGPITSRPSSVFKNISSPPSKTSFSVNPRVPQLRSTHLKFKPAAAAATEVAPAETAVEVVPQPQSAVKQPVGRPRLVLKFIWMEKNIGLGLDQSIPGHGSVPLSPYFFWPRKDAWEELKATLESKPWISQKKMIILLNQATDIINLWQQSGGNLS, encoded by the exons ATGGCCCCTCCCTTCTCTTCTAGATTGGTTACCTTATCACCATCAATCCTCTCTATCTCTCCttctcctctcctctctccaTTTTGGGAAAAGCAGAAGATGTTATCCATGTTAGTGCAACCAAGCATAAAGGGCCCTATTACAAGCCGCCCTTCCTCTGTTTTCAAGAACATCTCCTCCCCACCCTCAAAAACCTCATTTTCTGTGAACCCAAGAGTTCCCCAATTGCGCTCTACTCACCTCAAATTCAAGCCCGCCGCGGCCGCCGCCACCGAAGTAGCTCCGGCAGAAACAGCCGTCGAAGTCGTCCCACAACCTCAG TCAGCTGTGAAGCAGCCTGTGGGGCGGCCGCGGCTGGTGCTGAAGTTCATATGGATGGAGAAGAACATCGGTCTCGGGCTGGATCAGAGCATACCGGGGCATGGCTCCGTGCCGCTGAGCCCTTACTTCTTCTGGCCGAGGAAGGATGCATGGGAAGAGCTCAAGGCGACTCTCGAGAGCAAGCCGTGGATCTCGCAGAAGAAGATGATCATTCTTCTCAATCAGGCCACAGACATCATCAATCTCTGGCAACAGAGTGGTGGCAATCTGTCTtga
- the LOC121782920 gene encoding uncharacterized protein LOC121782920 produces MQSSTVTLCTAVSPLAINCASFRPLRIVNFRTPALISSVDFIGDDRSKRRSLSISSRCARRLRLNRNFISSTTAAAGGGGGGSVSELNDGARKLLQVILWIAEAVYIVWLFLLPYAPGDPVWAISSDTISSLIGLSLNFFFILPLTNLVGIHLIEAPVLHPMSEGLFNLVIAWTLMFAPLLYTDKLRDRFKGSIDVLWGFQMFLTNTFLIPYMAIRLNVAQEDDTPRKTSQLGSVMTNGAAIVGLTGGLVSVLSIVWAFYGRGDGNFGDLGERLEFLQSYLGSERLAYAFIWDICLYLVFQPWLIGDNLQNIRQDKVASVNLLRFVPVVGLVAYCLCLDTGKET; encoded by the exons ATGCAATCCTCCACGGTGACATTATGCACCGCCGTTTCTCCTCTGGCGATAAATTGCGCTTCATTCAGACCGTTGAGAATCGTCAATTTTAGAACTCCTGCTTTGATTTCTAGTGTCGATTTTATCGGCGATGACCGGAGTAAACGACGTAGTCTGTCTATTTCTAGTAGATGCGCGCGGCGGTTGCGTTTGAATCGAAATTTCATTTCTAGTACCACTGCCGCagctggcggcggcggcggtggttcCGTTTCGGAGCTGAACGACGGCGCTAGGAAACTACTGCAGGTTATTCTGTGGATAGCTGAGGCTGTTTATATCGTTTGGCTCTTCTTACTTCCCTATGCTCCT GGGGATCCTGTCTGGGCCATTAGTTCAGACACAATCAGTTCTCTGATAGGCCTTTCACTCAATTTCTTCTTTATTCTGCCTTTGACAAACTTAG TCGGTATTCATCTCATCGAGGCACCAGTTCTCCATCCA ATGTCTGAAGGATTATTCAACCTTGTTATTGCGTGGACGTTGATGTTTGCTCCTCTGCTTTACACTGATAAACTGAGAGACAGATTCAAGGGATCAATTGATGTATTATGGGGCTTTCAGATGTTTCTCACAAACA CGTTCTTGATTCCTTACATGGCAATACGTCTGAATGTAGCTCAAGAGGACGACACTCCAAGAAAGACTTCTCAACTTGGTTCAGTCATGACAAACGGAGCAGCCATTGTTGGACTCACTGGTGGGCTTGTAAGCGTGCTGTCAATAGTTTGGGCCTTTTACGGTCGAGGAGATGGTAATTTTGGTGATTTGGGAGAAAGACTCGAGTTTCTGCAAAGCTATCTCGGATCTGAGAGACTCGCCTATGCCTTCATCTGGGATATCTGCCTGTACCTAGTTTTCCAGCCATGGCTGATTGGCGACAACCTCCAAAACATCCGACAAGACAAAGTTGCTTCGGTTAATCTTCTCAGATTCGTCCCAGTAGTCGGCCTAGTCGCCTATTGCCTCTGTTTAGACACCGGCAAAGAGACATAG